The Silene latifolia isolate original U9 population chromosome X, ASM4854445v1, whole genome shotgun sequence genome contains the following window.
TATGCAGGAAAGATTAGCCTTATCAATTCTGTCATTTTTGGCCTTAAACAATTTTGGTGCTCAACACTATTGCTACCTAAGGGTGTGATCAGGCTACTTAATAGGTTTTGTAGAAATTTTCTTTGGAATTCTGAGGAAGGACAAAGGAAATTGATTATGAAAAGTTGGGCATCTGTTGTTCTCCCTATCAGGAAGGGGGATTTAACATCAAGGAAATTTTGTCATGGAATAAATGTGTCATTTGCAAATGGCTTTGGGAACTCATTAAAAAATCTGATGGTTTCTGGGTCACTTGGAATTACGCATACAATATCAAAACTGGGAACTTATGGACTATGTAGAAGAAAAGCAATCATTCTGAGTGTTGGGGTGTATTCTGCAGGTTAGGGATGAGTTATTGGCTATGGCTGGCACTGGTGATAATGCTCAGGTCCTGCTGGAGAGTTGTGTCAGGAGGGATAGTCTTCAGCTTCACCTTTTATATGACCAATTTAGACAGCATGGTAATACCTTAAGTTGGGCTAAAGTTGCTTGGAATCGTGCTCTACTCCCCAAGCACAGTGTTTTCCTGGTTATGGCAATGCAGAAGAAACTGGCAACCATTGACCAGTTAAACACTAGAGGAATTTATATTGTGAACCGTTGCATTTTATGCAAGATGAATAATGAGTCCCATCAACACCTGTTTTTTCAGTGCATCTATTCTGCTATGGTTTGGAGACAGCTCCTAACTTGGTTGAGAATCACTAAAAGGACTGTCAAGCTAAGTAAGGAGATGCATTGGATTGTAGGCCGCAGAGCCTGTAAGCATTGGAAGGTCAAATGGTACTCCTGTTGTCTAGGTGCAGCTATTTATTGCCTTTGGGAGGAGCGCAATTCCAGGGTCTTTAGTGGAATAGAGCATCAGTATGATTATGTAGTTCAGCGTATTCAATATTTTGTCAAAGTACGATTATTATATGTAACTCACCCTTCCAAAGAGGTTGAGATAGTAGAAGCTCTATATGGATGTTAGTCGTTGAAACTTGTGGTTCTCATTTTGTAAGATTGGTTATTTATTCCCTATATGGATGAATATACGGCTTGCTcttcttgcaaaaaaaataataaattaggTATATTTAAGCATCACTAACAAATAATTTATACGGAGTATAAACTAATATAAGAACGTTAATTCCGGTCTTTTCGGCCAATCCGGTCTGGATAAGAAAAACGGGGTCCGGACCGGAAACCAAAGTCTTAAAAAACTTGGACCGGAGACCGGACGTGAATTTTTAATTCCAATTTTGGTCTGGACCGGAAAATGCACACCACTAGTATAGGACAACTTCTTTTACATATAAAACCTTGCAAAAAAACTAAATTTTATATATAAAACCTTAcaaaaaattaatttgtcatttaATAGGTTATATAATAATTTGTCTCACACCTTTTAGCATTGAAAGGTCTTAAAGATGCTATAACCATATGTGGCCTAATTTCTATAAAATAGTTTTATATGATTACCAATTAATGAAGGCTCATTCACTTGCTTGAAAACTTAAGCCTGAAAATACTTTAGTTGTggcttattcttttttttttttttggtgtggaAGAGGGGCAAAGCCCCGATACAAACAGAAATTAAATATTAACTAAACGAGGAATAGCTACTCCGAGTATGTCTTCATGAAGAATCATACGGAGGCCGTCAGGAGGTTGCTCGAAATATGTGACACTAGTATTAGCTGTGATCCCTTTATCAGCGAGCTAATCATCTGCTCTATTTGCCTCTCGGAAAACATGGTGAATTTGTACTGTCCATCCATCTAGCTTAATGAGATCAATGCAGCGTTAAACAAGTGGTCGAAGACTATTACTTAGAAGCTGTTCCTTTTGGATAAAACTCACACAAGTTGAGTTGTCCATGTGCACTAAGAGTCTTCTTACTCCCATATCTCTAGCTCGTTCAAGACCCATGACGAGGGCTCTCATTTCCGATCTCATGGAACTGCATACACCACATGATAAGATGAAGGCATCAAAGAAATTACCTATCTCGTCATGAATTATACCCCCACAACCAGCTGGACCTGGGTTTCCTTTTGAAGCCCCGCCCGTATTAAGAAGTAGCCAGCCATGAGGTGGTGTGTTCCAGCGGATGTATCGTTTTTCGTGAACCGTCCCTGGAATCGGTACAAAGAGGTAGAATGGATCGAGAGCGTTGCGTGTGACCTCAAACTAATGATGAAGGAAAGGGATAGGATCAAACGGGTTGTCTATTGCCCTTCCAAAAGCGACATTATTTCGCCACCGCCAAATCCACCAACAAATCGCAAATTTCATAAACCAATTGTGAGAGGCTAGTGGAATCTCATTACTTGCATTTTTTGAAATCCAACATGTGAACGGCAACGTATAAAAGGACAGATATATAGTACACTCACCTAATAAACCCCATAGCTCTCTCGAATAAGGGCAAGTGCGCAAGAGATGGTCCGTTGACTCGTCCTCCTTAAGACACCTTGGCGATATGGGATCATCATGGATTTCTATGCATACTCGGTTGTAATTTGTCATAAGGCGACGGTGATCAGCGAGTCAAATGAACATTCGGATTCTTTGTTGGACGGGTAGTTTCCAAATAACGTGCCACGCTATTGGCTCCGCTTCAGGTGTAACCTCGGCTGATTTGACGAGAGCTAGTGCTTCATTAACGGAGAATTTCCCGCTATATGAAGCGTTCCAATATAACGAGTCCTCCATATCCGGCTCCGGAGATAGATAATAAGCCGCTATTTTGAGAAGATCCTCCCACGATAAGAAATTCGAGAAAGCTTCCCATTTCTAACCCGTCTGTTCAACCCACATATCAGCTACCCTTATTGATAATTTTTGCTTGCGAGGTAATACCGGCCCAAACATTAGACATATTTGGTGTTGGTTGGAACATATCGACATAACATCGTCCATGACAATACTTGGCTCTTAGAacatgatcggtccgtttcgtgttcataattaaaggtgtggtcgttgggtcacgtccgaatcaaaacacaatttatagcttcacaaacaactctacaattagtaaagaggcaagtaaaggtcggatcccaagggacgggtattgaaatgagatttctattgaaactagtggtgtcttaggggtgtcacagtttgagttgatgtagaaggtcactaactaaaatagcaatgaaaataaacaagcaagatgaattaaaaggggtgtaaacaattgattaaaaagcactagggtgtcatgggatcataggggaatcatgggaattgatcctacaaacatgttctcaaattataagcaagcaattattgttctgatggattgagttgggttatatcttacaatcctaggaaagtttgggtcccggagccgaatcgattagattgtacaacacctacaagtcgacttaatcttccctactcaacaacatgcatggtctaatgagactcgagttgggttatgtcttacaagtctcattgaaatgataggagatggtggtaaatgcaaggattcataggcttagcatttcatcaaatataacatgtgcatgagttgagatcaaaacaagcaagcaaataaaacatgaaagcatattaatttaagcaagcaattattccccatattggtttcccctaatcacccattaaccctagctaagagactactcactcattatcatgttgatcatgctagcaaggttgtcaatcataccaacaaaatgaaacatgatgaataaatgaaagtaattaacaataattaaaaagggattaagagaattatacctactaatgattccaataataaagcaaagataaaagaagtacttgatgcttgattgagaggttgtcaatctcccaataataacccaaataatcttcaattacccaaaataaaggatgaacaaaagagagattaaggaaataaaacttgtattagaacttgattaattgttgattacaaaactaaagagagatttgattgatattaactactctaattattgataagaagaacctcctcttctaattagactaatggggtatttatagtggaaattagggggatgcattagggttaactaagggctaaactagtaattacactttttagattgagcagggaggagccggtattttccgaaggaagggcttctttctttgtagcttggagaagacgaaaatgcgctgtagaggaatccgagcggatcagggtcgggacgggcggattctagcgatggaacacgagcggattcaagagaatccgggcggattgtggtggctaaacccgagcgtcttggtggaaaaccgcacggattgtgcaggtggaggacggccggattgtagacaatccgcacggattgtgcctcagcaagacttcttcttcttttcttcccttttcttcataaattccttggggatttccttggggactcaaggatcctttctcaacattgctcatctactatcatatatacaaaggccttctaatcttgtctctccttgatgcttggtcattgaattcgatcaatttagtctcgttttgccatgaaaatgcaagattcttactcctttcctaccaagggatcaaaatatcaaagaatatgcaaaacaaagaactaaagataataaatgacccaaatatgcactaaaaagcatgggaacaaggctaattcgggggctaaatatgcactaattatggtcacatcaaatatccccaaaccgaacctttgctcgtcccgagtaaagaggtgacaaagactaggaccattatttaaactaacctactaacatagctgatatgagacaattagcgggtctcactccgccccttcaactcacaacaagacaaccatgaggtaggatgccttcttacaaggcaaggtgggtcttgccaaaatggcgacacatccaaacattaagcacacaaaatcacataatggatgcatctacaaaagaatagccacttcctcatcaagtggcggaggcactacagaggaacaaatttaagagcatgtaatccttcacaaatactagttcaacaaattactaaggctaagaggatggcactaaatcacctccaaatggtgttaaactagactactttcgtcctcaatttccaaatgctttcgtcaagagcgatcggatggtggtggaatgatgatccctatgatgctagtagcatatgacatgacaagtctcgaatgctctacaaaagtaaaggtcatggatcgtcccaagctcgacaaagtggcttgacaaaaaggctttttgggaatgaaatgctcaaatctttatacacaacgggtggatatgactagtattcaaaattgacctcatttcaactttcacatttcaaaaattttagatggggtttgtcccttccgggctagtgtcctttgctttcgccaatcgcttattaggcaaccggttaacctctagacaataacttttcggggtgatagtcactctgtctctgggcggccgaattcacaaccgtgtgggggcccaattcaatggatcccgctccaaagcacatcgaagtggtacgcctccatcaaaacaatttaaatttctcaacattcaacaattcataacatttgaggtttccttggcattaaattacttccacatgacaaaattccttgaaatgagcacttcaagcttattgatagaaaatatttttgggttgccttaccacaaggtcaatcaaggtcacctagacaagttaaccaagtccacatcgcatcacggggttggataggtgactcacatgcaaacccttgactaggccttgggtcatgggtcaaaagatactagtatgacactatctagggtgttttacaaccattctagtaggcaaagtcttaagttgaacaagtatttgtaatggcttagttgctcttgtcaaagttcctaattaggcatttttcaaaacatttctaacatgcaactacatgccatgatgcaactaatataaacatcctaatgcaagtgattctatcaactaatatgacatataaactaaatgcaagtcctaagttcacattgttataccgcatcaatcaaaataaagccacatagtcattaacataaagaggaaaaaggagattggaaagatcataccatgcggtcttcattatcctcatgtctcggatgtggcgtagttaatcaatgtgaacaaggatagaacaaacacaatatatacaaaacaatatatacacaagactacaaaaggaaataaacatgtttttgggttttgaattttcaaatttttatgattttcgaactttttcaatttttttttttttggataagagttaaatgttagaattcccatccccacactaatatgggcattgtcctcaatggccaaaatgatggaaattatgcaaagatgatgcatgatttctacactaaatgcaatctacactaagctacactacataatgcatggtttttgttatgacggagaggataatttagattacctcccgttgtgtatgcattaacttccccaaaccgagttagacactattgctaatgtccaaggatgggtgtagttcatgcacacactatgcaatgcatgaaacgaatttgtcattttggattttgaaaatgggaacaataaaatgagaacaactcaatggtaccgaggtgtgagtcctctatggtgctaggactactccaacaacgATCAAAATTAATAAAGATACAAggtaacaagacacaaacttctcttcatgaaactttgaaagataaagaggagagatgagaaaacttcacttaaacttaggtgggtgcctctcgcccgcttcacctagtgatgaagtagtcttctagacatcggcatcatctccctctacatcgctatcccaaatctcctttgaagcatcactcaaacttgggtccatgaattcgtcttcctcactctcaagctccaccgtttcacctccacaagaattgccactcccCTCCTCTTGTCTACCGTTCGCCCCTTTATTAGCTCTCTCCGAgttggggaagagcaaatccatttgagcccatgaggggaaagctccttcctcactaatccgtccttttcgaaccatctcgtgatattgaggatagagtgcatagtaagtgtccacggaggtctcgtattgacggtagtgtagatcttgtaagattcccgtgacaaagtcgtcacgggggaggatgaaggggtttggatggttatatggttgatcggggaaagggtagggaggcacttttatcttctcattttgagtttgttgttcttgttgttgtggtggtggatttggaggtggtggtgcttgccttgttttacttgggatgaggtaggatggcattggagacaagtttcctcttcttggagagatacgtggtaggtcggccattggaagataaatcgaatcgcttccttttgtcaaccactttatccgcttgtcaatcccctcaagggttatccagtGGTGATGGACgagaaggagatcttcattaatcctcgtgtttcccgtaagtggagtgtactcattattctcattgaaccttgggttgaagtgctttgcaagtctagtaatgagtcctccattcactatgtgcttcattccatcatcatccccatttctaaactttgcccatttctctagcaatactagaggtgcattgaagtgatacccatttctcccttgaatgttgaggtaggattccataaacacaaggtctaattggttcacgatggccggatctcggcgggcaagtagagtgcccgaaagaaatcgatatgtaagcctcaagatcgggttttggatatgaaaagcaagacattccttggtatgaatgaaatcccggcccgtcatggccctccacaaaggttcaacactatactttttgggtttcgatgttcgggtaggcgaaacatcaagtccaaacatatttgcgaattctacaagggtcatcatcctagaaacattatccaacctaaactctatgtatatcactttgttcaaggttgtaatcttcaaaaagctcaaaaattcaagcacaagagaccgataggttggttcatacatgcgaaaaagggttgaaagaccaaatacctcaaagagagcttccacttggtgataaatcccaagtttcctcaaggtagcatgacataaaaacttagtgggaagaatattcttacttagtagccggtggaagactaatctttgcacatcattgagaaattccacatttgagaagtcatcaagccttgtaagatctacaatctcttcatgttcccttcttaatgtgttgagatgggaggtagaagaacttcccatcatccttggtcttcttgtaTTCCTAAAAGatgatctccttggtgccattcttgattcttttgttgggttcttttgatttgtgaaagggtaaggatgttcctttttgattgagtgttgcctttggaaaccctagaaaattggggctttttgattttgtgggttaagagagtgatttggatatgtatgggagtcataaggaggtgggttttatagtgcaagaggaaggagtagtgatgtgtcactgtatgtgtggtggggtgtattttaattagggaaaagtcgggtcaaaacaccgtgggaggacgagcggattcgagctgaagacgctcggattcgtgctcctcgggac
Protein-coding sequences here:
- the LOC141617377 gene encoding uncharacterized protein LOC141617377, whose amino-acid sequence is MLQHFKFPEIFRRWIMGYITSTWFSLKVNGDHVGFFKGASGLRQGDPLSPFLFVMSMEILSRILRSLHQQHQVSYHPKCGKLGLNHLIFADDLMLFVRGDVPSVSAVTTSLDSFAHMSGLFANPDKTSIYMGGIRDVIKQEILRVTGYTEGAFPFRYLGVPLNEGRLKKAMFVDLISKVQGALNHWFNYKLSYAGKISLINSVIFGLKQFWCSTLLLPKGVIRLLNRFCRNFLWNSEEGQRKLIMKSWASVVLPIRKGDLTSRKFCHGINVSFANGFGNSLKNLMVRDELLAMAGTGDNAQVLLESCVRRDSLQLHLLYDQFRQHGNTLSWAKVAWNRALLPKHSVFLVMAMQKKLATIDQLNTRGIYIVNRCILCKMNNESHQHLFFQCIYSAMVWRQLLTWLRITKRTVKLSKEMHWIVGRRACKHWKVKWYSCCLGAAIYCLWEERNSRVFSGIEHQYDYVVQRIQYFVKVRLLYVTHPSKEVEIVEALYGC